A stretch of the Aegilops tauschii subsp. strangulata cultivar AL8/78 chromosome 4, Aet v6.0, whole genome shotgun sequence genome encodes the following:
- the LOC109785458 gene encoding uncharacterized protein — MPLLLFTLPTSHPSHLQVRSRRPPRPRTMGSAHSSHSSISTAADEGDDDPSTASASEPSAPPPPAQAPAPPASASKVLEQEPEVLPCRAADSPLSPQPSVTGTPRLLGPNIKVWDPCHVLLPPPSLHQHLPQQGRTEALLEVVIVSHGECAFAMRPDLVGGRWPAVALTARGERQARALSVFLRSRGSQLAAAWTSPLDRSRATAELVCRELDFPEEQIQVSDALTEMSHGQWEGCPKSEIYTPEMVNLMDSTQPDFSAPSGESLRQVQFRMMEFLNRTIIRLPEKVAMGDTQSQQNDAKGLSRQSSTNSVQDGPSWDLLYRLNRHSLQRKKSGKSRLQFVTSVDNDTEDEFSVKDINQRYHLHETSLGSSTTSIAIFSHAIPIRCLLAGLLDCNPVMSQRICIDDSSVTVLEHSLRTGWRIKRLNDTGHLRLL; from the exons ATGCCCTTGCTCCTATTCACTCTCCCCACTTCGCACCCATCCCACCTCCAGGTCAGATCTCGCCGCCCACCACGGCCGCGCACAATGGGCTCTGCACATTCCTCCCACTCCTCCATCTCTACCGCGGCCGACGAAGGCGACGATGATCCATCGACTGCCTCAGCCTCGGAGCCCTCGGCCCCGCCCCCTCCCGCCCAAGCGCCGGCTCCACCGGCATCTGCGTCCAAGGTGCTGGAGCAGGAGCCCGAGGTGCTCCCCTGCCGAGCCGCCGACTCGCCGCTCTCGCCACAGCCATCCGTAACGGGCACTCCACGCCTCCTCGGCCCCAACATCAAGGTCTGGGACCCCTGCCACGTGCTCCTTCCCCCACCATCGCTGCACCAGCACCTCCCGCAGCAGGGGAGGACGGAGGCGCTGCTGGAGGTGGTAATAGTTAGCCACGGGGAATGTGCGTTCGCGATGCGACCCGACCTGGTTGGTGGGCGATGGCCGGCAGTGGCCCTCACGGCGCGCGGGGAGCGACAGGCGCGCGCGCTGTCAGTGTTCCTGCGCTCCCGTGGTTCGCAGCTGGCCGCTGCGTGGACGTCGCCCCTCGACCGTTCCCGCGCTACTGCTGAACTTGTCTGCCGG GAACTTGATTTCCCAGAGGAGCAGATCCAAGTATCTGATGCTTTGACTGAGATGAGTCATGGTCAGTGGGAGGGCTGTCCAAAATCAGAAATTTATACCCCAGAAATGGTTAATCTGATGGACAGCACCCAGCCTGATTTCTCAGCACCTTCAGGAGAGTCACTCAGGCAGGTGCAGTTCAGGATGATGGAGTTCCTGAACCGAACAATCATAAGGTTACCAGAAAAGGTGGCAATGGGGGATACACAATCACAACAAAATGACGCAAAGGGTTTATCTCGGCAGAGCTCCACCAATTCCGTCCAAGATGGCCCATCTTGGGATTTGCTTTACAGGCTCAATCGGCATAGCCTCCAAAGGAAGAAATCTGGTAAAAGCCGTCTCCAGTTTGTCACTTCGGTTGACAATGATACCGAGGATGAGTTCTCCGTGAAAGACATAAACCAAAGGTATCACCTTCACGAAACAAGTCTGGGGAGCTCTACAACCTCTATTGCAATTTTCAGCCATGCAATCCCCATTCGATGTCTCCTTGCGGGCTTGCTGGACTGCAACCCTGTGATGTCTCAGAGGATATGTATAGACGATTCATCTGTCACTGTTCTTGAACATTCGCTTAGAACTGGGTGGCGAATAAAGAGGCTAAATGATACTGGGCATCTCAGGCTTCTCTAG